Proteins encoded within one genomic window of Halobacteroides halobius DSM 5150:
- a CDS encoding MATE family efflux transporter → MEEKKNLYQLAGPIFIEILLFMLLGVADIFMLSQFDDKAAGAVGASNQIIANLNIIFIIISAGTAVLVAQNVGAKRQNEVEKVSSISLVINLIIGIIVSIVMIFLGDEILIKIGVSSGLMNYAIDYITIVGGALFFQAILNTLTAIIRSHGYTKESMLITAAMNILNIFGDAIFIFGLFGVPVLGVKGVAIATTFSRICATIVAFVFLLKKLLPITMFSHLTEKPLIVFKKLVKIGFPAAMENMSYSLSQTVVMSIILVNLGQNAYITRTYVGTIIRFAMLFSLAVGQANQIMIGQLVGANEIEEAYASGIKNFKVAMIFSVLGGVILFFFGKEFMGIYTTNQEIIMIGAATLTVDAFLEPGRNFNLVMINGLRGAGDVIFPVVMAIISMWGFGVLGGYFFGVVLGYGLPGIWIGLLLDEWIRGICMLLRWRSKKWVQKALVG, encoded by the coding sequence ATGGAAGAAAAGAAGAATTTATATCAACTTGCAGGACCAATTTTTATTGAAATTTTATTATTTATGTTACTTGGAGTAGCAGATATTTTTATGTTGAGTCAATTTGATGATAAAGCTGCGGGTGCAGTAGGAGCATCAAATCAGATAATTGCTAACTTAAATATAATATTCATAATAATATCTGCAGGAACAGCAGTATTAGTAGCACAGAATGTAGGGGCAAAAAGGCAGAACGAAGTAGAAAAGGTCAGTTCCATTTCACTTGTTATAAATCTAATAATAGGAATAATAGTTAGTATAGTTATGATTTTTTTAGGAGATGAAATATTAATTAAAATTGGAGTTAGTTCAGGTTTGATGAACTATGCTATTGATTATATTACGATTGTAGGGGGAGCATTATTCTTTCAAGCAATCCTAAATACTCTAACAGCTATTATTAGAAGTCATGGTTATACAAAAGAAAGTATGTTGATAACTGCAGCAATGAATATTTTAAATATATTTGGTGATGCAATATTTATTTTTGGGTTATTTGGTGTCCCTGTTTTAGGAGTCAAAGGGGTAGCAATAGCAACGACCTTTAGTAGGATATGTGCTACAATAGTTGCTTTTGTGTTTTTATTAAAAAAATTATTGCCTATAACAATGTTTTCACATTTGACAGAAAAACCCTTAATTGTATTTAAGAAATTGGTTAAGATAGGCTTTCCAGCAGCTATGGAGAATATGTCTTATAGTTTATCTCAGACGGTAGTAATGAGTATTATATTAGTTAATCTTGGTCAAAATGCTTATATAACTAGAACTTATGTGGGAACAATAATTAGATTTGCAATGTTATTTTCATTGGCAGTAGGTCAAGCAAATCAGATTATGATAGGACAGTTAGTTGGAGCTAATGAGATAGAAGAAGCCTATGCGAGTGGAATTAAGAACTTTAAAGTTGCTATGATTTTTTCAGTTTTAGGTGGAGTGATTTTATTCTTTTTTGGAAAGGAATTCATGGGGATTTATACTACCAACCAAGAAATTATAATGATAGGAGCAGCTACTTTAACAGTAGATGCTTTTTTAGAACCTGGCAGAAATTTTAATTTAGTGATGATTAATGGCTTAAGAGGCGCTGGTGATGTTATCTTCCCTGTGGTTATGGCGATAATCTCTATGTGGGGCTTTGGCGTTTTAGGAGGTTATTTCTTTGGGGTAGTATTGGGATATGGTCTACCTGGTATTTGGATAGGGTTATTATTAGATGAATGGATTAGAGGCATATGTATGTTACTTAGATGGCGAAGTAAGAAATGGGTTCAAAAAGCATTAGTTGGATAA
- a CDS encoding glycoside hydrolase family 5 protein has translation MNDSFIQVKGENLVRQGEKIRLRGFGLGTWLNMEHFMTGLPGNDQQKRRIFSEVYGKEKAEKFFDNYLANFITEDDFIFLKELGINVVRLSFSYRHFEDDQQPGEYKREGFEHLDRVLKLCEKYDIYAILDLHAVPGGQNPDFHADNNLGVSYFWKDNSLRKRVINLWRYIAEYYNDNTNIAGYDLLNEPVFVSDADIFNNFFDQVISAIREVDSNHILFLEGDSWAQDFSKFKLPQDEQIAYSFHFYPHYSLTKDYPASVNKKEIKEDLESLIGNLKERFQRPLWCGETGAIFGNYGIEYSKDLVKTTLDILENKNVAWTLWSYKDAQAMGLVYPQNDTPWMKLVDSSSWDLWDEKKQSKDVFDFLEEKGYVEPLSEKMRFKLDFRLRAMLQEIYIEQKLKNLLNNIDWEEMKCYTESFLWSNCSYYEEIATLVKDYTVR, from the coding sequence ATGAATGATTCATTCATTCAAGTAAAAGGAGAAAATTTAGTTCGTCAAGGCGAGAAGATAAGATTAAGAGGTTTTGGATTAGGAACTTGGTTGAATATGGAACATTTTATGACAGGTTTACCTGGTAATGATCAGCAAAAAAGAAGAATTTTTTCTGAGGTATATGGTAAGGAGAAAGCAGAAAAGTTTTTTGATAATTATTTAGCTAACTTTATTACAGAGGATGATTTTATTTTTTTAAAGGAACTGGGGATTAATGTGGTTAGATTGTCTTTTAGCTATCGACATTTTGAAGATGATCAGCAGCCTGGTGAGTATAAACGAGAGGGATTTGAACACTTAGATAGGGTATTAAAACTTTGCGAGAAATATGATATTTATGCAATTTTAGACTTGCATGCAGTACCTGGTGGACAAAATCCTGATTTTCACGCTGACAATAATTTAGGGGTCTCATATTTTTGGAAGGATAATTCTTTACGAAAAAGGGTAATAAATCTATGGAGATATATAGCTGAATACTATAATGATAACACCAATATTGCTGGATATGATTTGCTTAATGAACCTGTATTTGTATCTGATGCGGATATATTCAATAATTTTTTTGACCAGGTTATTAGTGCAATTAGAGAAGTAGATAGTAATCATATCTTATTTTTAGAAGGAGATAGTTGGGCTCAAGATTTTAGTAAGTTTAAATTGCCACAAGATGAACAGATTGCTTATTCTTTTCATTTTTATCCTCATTATTCTTTAACTAAAGATTATCCTGCTTCTGTAAATAAAAAAGAAATAAAAGAGGACCTTGAAAGTTTAATAGGAAATTTAAAGGAGAGATTTCAGAGGCCATTATGGTGTGGTGAGACAGGTGCTATCTTTGGAAATTATGGAATCGAATATAGCAAGGATTTAGTAAAAACAACTTTAGATATATTAGAAAATAAGAATGTTGCTTGGACTCTATGGTCTTATAAGGATGCTCAAGCTATGGGCTTAGTTTATCCTCAAAATGATACACCTTGGATGAAATTAGTTGATAGCAGTAGCTGGGATTTATGGGATGAAAAAAAGCAGTCAAAGGATGTATTTGATTTTTTAGAAGAAAAAGGATATGTTGAACCATTGTCTGAAAAGATGAGATTCAAATTAGACTTTAGATTACGAGCTATGCTACAAGAAATTTATATAGAACAGAAGTTGAAGAATTTATTAAATAATATTGATTGGGAGGAGATGAAATGTTATACAGAATC